The DNA sequence CCGGGCCCATCTCCGAGCTGAGCCCCAGGGGCATACGCTCCAACCGACGGCTCTGGTGCACGAGGCCTACCTGAAGCTCGTGCAGCAGCGGGTCCCCTCCTGGAATAGCCGAGCTCACTTCTTCGGCATCGCTGCCCAGGCCATGCGACGGATTCTGGTGGACCACGCGCGCCGCCGCAGCGCGGCCAAGCGGGGCGGAGGGCGTGCCATCACGTTGGTGGAGGGTTCGGCGGCCCTGGCCGGCCCCGACATCGACGTGATCGCCCTCGACACGGCCCTCGCCGAGCTGGAGCGCACGGATCCCCGGGCTGCGCGCATCGTGGAGATGCGGTTCTTCGCAGGCCTCGAGATCACCGAGGTGGCAGCGGCACTCGGCGTCTCGGAACCCACTGTGAAGCGCGACTGGCGACATGCCAAGGCGTGGCTCTACCGAGCCCTCTCCACCGGGGAGATGGGCGGAGAGGCGCCGGGGGCGTGACGGACCCCGACCGGCAGGAGCGGGTCAAGGCGATCCTCGATGCCGCGCTCGATCTGGATCCGGCCGCGCGTGCGGCGTTCGTGTCCGGCGAGTGCGCCGACGATGCGACTCTGCTCGAGGAGGTGCGAAGCCTGCTTGAGGCGGTCGACCGCACCGGCGATCCCCTGGAGCGACCCCTGCCGCAGCACAGCGAGTTGGGAGCGCCCGCCCTCGAGGGCACTCTGCTCGGCTCCTACCGACTCCTGCGCCGAGTGGGTGCGGGCGGGATGGGAGTCGTCTATGAAGCGGAGCGCGCCGACGAGCAGTTCGATCGTCGGGTGGCCATCAAGCTCTTGCACGGGCAGGGTCACTCCGAGGACCTGATCCGCCGGTTTCGTCAGGAGCGCCAGATCCTCGCCTCGCTCGCGCATCCCAACATCGTCTCGATGCTCGATGCGGGGGTCACCGGCGACGGTCGGCTCTTCCTGGTGATGGAGTACGTCGAGGGCGAACGGATCGACGTCTTCTCCGAGCGTCGGGGCCTGACCACGGAACAGCGCATCGACCTGTTTCGGCAGGTATGCGCCGCGGTGCAGTTCGCGCACCAGAATCTGGTGGTGCACCGTGATCTCAAGCCCGGCAACATCCTCGTCACTCCGGACGGCGTCGTGAAGCTGCTCGACTTCGGGGTCGCGAAGATCGTCTCGCCCGGTGCGGATCCGGACCGGACCGTCACCGAAGCCGGCGCACGCGCGTTCACTCCGGCCTACGCCAGTCCGGAGCAGCTGCGGGGCGAAGCGGTGACCGTCCTGTCGGACATCTACGCTCTGGGTGTGGTTCTCTACGAGATCCTGGCCGGACGCGGCCCGTACGCCTTTCGGGGCGAGTCGATCTTCGAGATGGAACGCATCGTCTCGTCGAGCGAGCCCACGTTGCCCAGCGCGGCTCTCGCTCAAGGCGGCCCCGCTGGAGTGGCTCCCGGGGTACGCGCGCAGGAGCTACGGGGAGACCTGGACCAGATCATCCTTACGGCGATCCGCAAGGAGCCGGAGAGGCGCTATCCCTCCGCGGCTCAACTCGGCGAGGACCTCCGCCGTTTCCTGAGTGGACGTCCGGTGTTGGCCCAGCCCGACACGCTGGGCTACCGGGCTCGGAAATTCGTGCGACGACATCGTAGCTCGATCCTGGTCGCGACGGTCGGCGTGGTGGCTCTGACCGTGGGTCTCAGCGGGGCGGTGGTTCAGCGCTCCCGGGCCCGATTGGCTCAAGCCCGAGCGGAGCAGCAAGCCCAGGACGTTCGCCGTCTGGTGGGGTCTCTGGTCTTCGACGTGCACGATGCCATTTCGGAGCTTCCCGGGTCGACGGAAGCACGTGCCCTCTTGCTGGACCGCGCCTACGCGAGCCTGGAGGGTTTGGCCCTCGACGTGGGTGGCGATCCCGCTCTGGAGTGGGAAGTCGCCGAGGCGCTGCTCCGTCTTGGCATTGCGCAAGGGCAACCGGCGGGGGCCAGCCTGGGCGACTTGAGCGCTGCGGCGCGCAGCTATGAGAAGGGGATCGAGCTTGCGCGCGCGGCCGTCGCCGGTGCTCCCGCCCAAACCCGGTACCGCCGAACGCTGGCAGTGCTGCAAGAGCAGATGGGGGATGCCCTGGCCTTCCGTGGTGAGGTTGGAGCTGGCGTCGGCCTGGCCCAGGAGGCACTGAGTGGGTATGCGACCATCGCACAGGCGGCGCCAGACAGCGCCCGCCACGCCCTTTCCGTGGTCATCAGCTTGGTCAAGCTCGGCGACCTGACGGGAAACCCCAATTTCCCCAACCTCGGGTTGGCCGACTCTGCTCGGGCGATCTATGCGACAGCCGAGCTGCGGCTCGCCACCTATCCGCTCGCAGACAACGCAGCGTGGGGGGTCCGGCGCTTTCGGGGTCTCGTGCAGGAGCGGATCGGGACCTTGGCCCGCCTGAACGGTGACCTTGCCGCAGCGCGGGCCGCGTTCGAAGTGTCCCTCTCGGTGCGGCGCCAACTCGCCGATGAGGCTCCCACCAACGTGGACGCTGTGCGAGACGTGGGGGTCGCCTATCAGAACCTGTGTGAGGTCGAGGCGGGCCTCGGGGACCTGGCCCTTGCCCGCAGCCGGTGTGAGCTGGCCCTGGAGACGTACGCGGGCCTCCATGTCTCCGACACCAGCAATGCGCAGGGACTGACCGATCTGGCCCTCGGCCATCGCTCGCTGGCGGGCGTCCTGGACGAGTCGGGCGAGGTCGAGTCGGCCCTCGACCACTTGAGCACGGCCCGGGACTGGCTGCTGCGCCGCCTGGAGCTGGATGCCTCCGATGTGCGGGGCCGACTGGAATTGGCGCGCGCTGAAGCCTACCACTCGCTGTTGGCGCGTTCGGCGGGCCGCCCGGCGCCGTTCGCCACGGACGCCGAGGCACGCCTTTCCGAGCTGCAGGCCCAGGGCCTGACCGCACCGGACGACCTCGTGCTGCTGGAGCGCCTGGGTACGACGGAGCGGTAGGCGGTCGACCCCCTCGTCGGGGGGCGTGCGTTCCAAGGGCCGGTCTATTCCCCCCTGACCCCGTCGTCCTGATCCCTGAACCCGACCGGATGCGCGTGCTGTGGGCGAGGGCCCAAGCGCGAGGCAGCCAATGGTCGGTGAACAGATCGGGCGGTACCGGATCGAGTCCGAGCTCGGACGCGGCGGCATGGGCGTCGTGTATCGGGCCACGCAGGTCACGCTCAATCGCACCGTGGCCGTCAAGATGCTGCCACGGCAGATGGCCGACGAAGAGAACCTGGAGCGGTTCCGTCGGGAAGCGCAGACCCTGGCCCAGCTCGCGCACGAAGGCATCGTCCACATCTACGATGTCGAAGAGCACGAGGGCAGCCACTTCATCATCATGGAGTTCGTGGGGGGCGGTTCCCTCGGAGGTGTTATCCAGCGGGAGGCGCCGTTGCCTCCCCACCGCGCGGTCGAGATCACCGCACAGGTGGCCAGCGCGCTTTCGGCAGCCCACCGGCGGGGCATCATCCACCGCGACATCAAGCCCGACAACATCCTCTTCGACGACCAGGGGCGCCCCCGGCTGACGGACTTCGGCATCGCGCACATGCGCGACGCCAACTCGAAGACCAAGACCGGTGTCATGCTCGGCACCCCCTACTACATGTCCCCCGAGCAGGCGCGCGGGAAGCCCGTCACGCCAGCGAGCGATCTCTACGCGCTGGGAGTGCTGCTCTACGAGATGCTGTCCGGCGAGGT is a window from the Gemmatimonadota bacterium genome containing:
- a CDS encoding serine/threonine-protein kinase, translated to MTDPDRQERVKAILDAALDLDPAARAAFVSGECADDATLLEEVRSLLEAVDRTGDPLERPLPQHSELGAPALEGTLLGSYRLLRRVGAGGMGVVYEAERADEQFDRRVAIKLLHGQGHSEDLIRRFRQERQILASLAHPNIVSMLDAGVTGDGRLFLVMEYVEGERIDVFSERRGLTTEQRIDLFRQVCAAVQFAHQNLVVHRDLKPGNILVTPDGVVKLLDFGVAKIVSPGADPDRTVTEAGARAFTPAYASPEQLRGEAVTVLSDIYALGVVLYEILAGRGPYAFRGESIFEMERIVSSSEPTLPSAALAQGGPAGVAPGVRAQELRGDLDQIILTAIRKEPERRYPSAAQLGEDLRRFLSGRPVLAQPDTLGYRARKFVRRHRSSILVATVGVVALTVGLSGAVVQRSRARLAQARAEQQAQDVRRLVGSLVFDVHDAISELPGSTEARALLLDRAYASLEGLALDVGGDPALEWEVAEALLRLGIAQGQPAGASLGDLSAAARSYEKGIELARAAVAGAPAQTRYRRTLAVLQEQMGDALAFRGEVGAGVGLAQEALSGYATIAQAAPDSARHALSVVISLVKLGDLTGNPNFPNLGLADSARAIYATAELRLATYPLADNAAWGVRRFRGLVQERIGTLARLNGDLAAARAAFEVSLSVRRQLADEAPTNVDAVRDVGVAYQNLCEVEAGLGDLALARSRCELALETYAGLHVSDTSNAQGLTDLALGHRSLAGVLDESGEVESALDHLSTARDWLLRRLELDASDVRGRLELARAEAYHSLLARSAGRPAPFATDAEARLSELQAQGLTAPDDLVLLERLGTTER
- a CDS encoding sigma-70 family RNA polymerase sigma factor; translated protein: MGSPRPSDVTQLLDGFASGDDEAQAELLRVVYDELRVLARAHLRAEPQGHTLQPTALVHEAYLKLVQQRVPSWNSRAHFFGIAAQAMRRILVDHARRRSAAKRGGGRAITLVEGSAALAGPDIDVIALDTALAELERTDPRAARIVEMRFFAGLEITEVAAALGVSEPTVKRDWRHAKAWLYRALSTGEMGGEAPGA